In Bacteroidia bacterium, a genomic segment contains:
- a CDS encoding T9SS type A sorting domain-containing protein, protein MKKIYTLLLAVLVAGGAFAQTMQVHSFQKMADPSITSKNAVKPAVSNVLSQSKDINATLSQNFDIISFPPASWAVTSSSAATAWYNSGNATVVAYESAATPTGHFAYFDCFNLPNNASGTLVTPVLHPTAASNTLSYKVNLYLLNTSYLMTGAKLYIEFSTDGGTTWTTSTTNVLATLPNYNVTSSGWVTQTASLAAYNGGTVKVRFRGVSDYGGMGLGIDDVTGPEADVVSSVNDIQVLGTYADFGGSGYYMVTPLTQATDANLCGAVVNAGSAAQTNVTLHAEDAVNAITGTTVIASQPSGQTDTMVYVATLDNANAKNYGFKMYATQTQTDEVPANNAGDSIYFSTDPSMYARTMNYNTYLTSYSYAASGAPAITGMEYGCNYLFMNDDKVDTMFVFLYGANGTGTITGKLYNVDLTTGARTVVAQTAPYTPGAAPEVATLPLTSFYNVTAPAYLTATIQMNLNVTTAPRDTIKILADGNFPGDAAMADIIYIKVGTTWGWYTTNSVPVVGLVIDRPTGVSNATLLSKDVFVYPNPVSNTLYVMNKTAKSVEIYNLAGQVVASYSNQNVIDVTSLAKGEYLVKVVTDSKVITEKINIVH, encoded by the coding sequence GTTCATAGTTTTCAGAAAATGGCAGATCCTTCTATTACATCAAAAAATGCTGTAAAGCCTGCTGTATCAAATGTTCTTTCTCAGTCAAAAGACATTAATGCTACATTAAGTCAGAACTTTGATATTATCTCTTTCCCACCAGCTTCATGGGCAGTAACTAGCTCATCAGCTGCTACAGCATGGTATAACAGCGGTAACGCAACAGTTGTTGCTTATGAATCTGCTGCAACACCAACAGGTCACTTTGCATATTTTGATTGTTTTAATTTACCAAATAATGCATCTGGTACTTTAGTAACTCCGGTTTTACATCCAACCGCAGCTAGTAATACTTTATCATATAAAGTAAATTTATACTTATTAAATACAAGTTATTTAATGACAGGTGCAAAATTGTATATTGAATTTTCTACTGATGGTGGTACCACATGGACAACAAGTACAACTAACGTTCTTGCAACTTTACCAAATTATAACGTAACAAGTTCAGGTTGGGTAACACAAACCGCTAGTTTAGCTGCTTACAATGGCGGAACAGTTAAAGTAAGATTCAGAGGCGTATCTGATTACGGCGGAATGGGTCTTGGTATTGATGACGTAACTGGTCCAGAAGCTGATGTTGTTTCATCAGTTAATGATATTCAAGTGTTAGGTACTTATGCTGATTTTGGTGGTTCAGGATACTATATGGTTACTCCTTTAACTCAGGCAACTGATGCAAATCTTTGTGGAGCTGTTGTAAACGCTGGTTCAGCTGCTCAAACAAACGTAACTTTACATGCTGAAGATGCTGTTAATGCTATTACAGGTACAACTGTTATTGCTTCACAACCATCTGGACAAACTGATACAATGGTATATGTTGCAACTTTAGACAATGCAAATGCTAAAAACTACGGTTTTAAAATGTATGCAACACAAACACAAACTGATGAAGTTCCTGCAAACAATGCTGGCGATTCAATTTATTTCAGTACAGATCCATCTATGTATGCTAGAACAATGAATTATAATACTTATTTAACTTCTTATAGTTATGCAGCTAGTGGTGCTCCTGCAATTACAGGTATGGAATATGGCTGTAATTATTTATTTATGAATGATGATAAAGTTGATACAATGTTTGTATTCCTTTACGGTGCAAATGGTACAGGAACAATTACTGGAAAATTATATAACGTTGATTTAACAACAGGTGCTCGTACAGTTGTTGCTCAAACAGCTCCTTACACACCAGGTGCAGCTCCAGAAGTAGCAACACTTCCATTAACTTCATTCTATAATGTTACAGCTCCTGCTTATTTAACAGCAACAATTCAAATGAATTTAAATGTAACAACAGCTCCTCGCGATACTATCAAAATTTTAGCTGATGGTAACTTCCCTGGAGATGCTGCTATGGCTGATATTATTTATATTAAAGTTGGAACAACATGGGGATGGTATACAACAAACTCAGTTCCTGTTGTTGGTTTAGTTATTGACAGACCAACCGGAGTTTCAAATGCTACTCTTTTATCAAAAGATGTATTTGTATATCCAAATCCTGTTAGTAATACTCTTTATGTAATGAATAAAACAGCTAAATCTGTTGAAATTTATAATTTAGCAGGTCAGGTTGTAGCTTCTTACAGCAACCAAAATGTTATTGATGTTACATCATTAGCAAAAGGTGAATATCTTGTAAAAGTTGTTACAGATAGTAAAGTAATTACTGAGAAAATTAATATCGTTCACTAA